The Candidatus Saccharibacteria bacterium oral taxon 488 genome has a segment encoding these proteins:
- the rpmJ gene encoding 50S ribosomal protein L36 gives MKVRASVKKIDKDPKKGDKLVRRKGRLYVINKRKPKNKQRQG, from the coding sequence ATGAAAGTTCGTGCAAGTGTCAAGAAGATCGACAAAGATCCCAAGAAAGGTGACAAGCTAGTCCGCCGCAAAGGCCGCCTGTACGTCATCAACAAAAGAAAACCTAAGAACAAGCAAAGGCAGGGTTAA
- the infA gene encoding translation initiation factor IF-1, with product MASQKEVIKMIGKVVEALPNTQFRVELENGHSIIAHISGRMRKNYIRLVPGDRVEVEMTPYDLTKGRIVFRLKEERPAHVARNTRRSS from the coding sequence ATGGCGAGTCAAAAGGAAGTCATCAAGATGATTGGTAAGGTGGTGGAAGCACTGCCTAATACCCAATTTCGGGTGGAACTGGAGAATGGCCATAGTATCATCGCGCACATTTCGGGACGGATGCGCAAGAACTACATCCGCCTGGTGCCTGGTGATAGGGTGGAAGTCGAGATGACTCCTTACGATCTCACAAAGGGTCGCATCGTCTTTCGCCTCAAGGAGGAGCGACCAGCGCACGTGGCGAGAAACACGCGGCGCTCGTCATAA
- the rplF gene encoding 50S ribosomal protein L6 — MSRIGKLPVVIPAGVTITVDSGDVVVKGPKGELTQFITPAVEVKVEDGQVTVHPKDESKTARAQHGLMRALINNMVIGVTKGYEKRLEVNGVGFRVSSSNNELEMALGFSHPVKYKAPEGITVTNEKMTIIVSGINKQQVGQVAAEIRALKKPEPYKGKGIKYADEQILRKAGKTGK, encoded by the coding sequence CTGAGTCGAATCGGAAAACTGCCGGTGGTTATTCCGGCCGGTGTGACAATCACGGTTGACTCTGGCGATGTGGTCGTAAAGGGCCCGAAAGGTGAATTGACACAATTCATCACGCCAGCAGTTGAGGTGAAAGTCGAAGACGGACAAGTCACGGTTCATCCGAAGGATGAGTCCAAAACTGCTCGCGCCCAGCACGGTCTGATGCGCGCGCTGATCAACAACATGGTAATCGGCGTTACCAAAGGCTACGAGAAACGTCTCGAGGTCAATGGTGTCGGTTTCCGCGTGAGCTCCAGTAACAATGAGCTGGAAATGGCGCTCGGGTTTTCACACCCAGTCAAATACAAAGCCCCAGAGGGCATCACCGTTACCAACGAAAAGATGACCATCATCGTTAGCGGTATCAATAAACAGCAAGTTGGCCAAGTTGCTGCGGAAATCCGCGCACTGAAGAAGCCTGAGCCATACAAGGGCAAGGGTATCAAGTACGCTGACGAGCAAATTTTGCGCAAAGCAGGAAAGACAGGTAAGTAA
- a CDS encoding 50S ribosomal protein L18 — translation MAENKKLLNRALRKNRVRAKVSGTAERPRLTVTISNMHVSVQLIDDTAGKTLAAATTVGTKAKGTMSEKCAAIGTEIAKKAKKSKISAVVFDRNGRQYAGRLKALADAARQEGLEF, via the coding sequence ATGGCAGAAAATAAGAAATTACTCAACCGCGCTCTCCGCAAAAACCGCGTTCGTGCCAAGGTTTCAGGTACTGCGGAGCGCCCACGCCTGACAGTCACCATCAGCAATATGCACGTTAGTGTTCAGCTGATCGACGACACTGCGGGCAAGACATTGGCTGCCGCAACCACCGTTGGCACCAAAGCAAAAGGTACGATGAGCGAAAAATGTGCTGCCATCGGTACGGAAATTGCCAAGAAAGCAAAGAAGAGTAAAATTAGCGCAGTAGTCTTTGACCGCAATGGCCGCCAGTACGCTGGTCGCTTGAAAGCATTGGCTGATGCTGCGCGCCAAGAAGGATTGGAGTTCTAG
- the rpsM gene encoding 30S ribosomal protein S13: MARIAGVVIPTEKQVQIALTYIYGIGPKHALSILAAAKIEPTTRVKDLTEAEENKIREIIDSEYTVEGDLQRLVTNNIKRLKDINAYRGLRHKAGLPTRGQRTRTNARTRKGRAIAVGGTQPKAASKT, translated from the coding sequence ATGGCTCGAATTGCTGGGGTAGTTATCCCAACAGAGAAGCAGGTGCAAATTGCGCTCACCTATATTTATGGGATTGGGCCGAAGCACGCTTTGAGCATCCTTGCGGCGGCTAAGATTGAGCCGACCACTCGGGTGAAAGATCTCACCGAGGCTGAAGAAAACAAGATTCGCGAAATTATCGACAGCGAATACACCGTCGAAGGTGATCTCCAGCGCTTGGTGACGAATAATATTAAGCGCTTGAAGGATATCAACGCCTATCGCGGTCTTCGCCATAAAGCAGGACTGCCAACACGCGGACAGCGGACTCGTACGAATGCACGAACTCGCAAGGGTCGCGCCATCGCCGTGGGCGGTACACAACCAAAAGCAGCAAGTAAGACCTAA
- the rpsE gene encoding 30S ribosomal protein S5, with protein sequence MAEQAANTTPRAEGRRPRSPRGGRRDDRRNVRDDAPKEFEELVINIDRVSRVVKGGRRFRFKALVVVGNRKDKVGVGVAKGADVQAAVAKATSVAKKHLITLPLNGETIPHDSEVKFSGARVLIKPAAPGTGIIAGGVVRQIIGVTGVRNLLTKSLGSTNKVNIAYATIEALKSLVPREQWLNAQPVKKAAKKEAK encoded by the coding sequence ATGGCAGAACAAGCTGCAAATACTACCCCACGCGCAGAAGGCCGCCGGCCTCGCAGTCCGCGTGGTGGTCGCCGCGATGACCGGCGAAATGTGCGTGATGACGCACCAAAAGAGTTTGAAGAATTGGTAATCAACATTGACCGCGTGAGCCGCGTGGTGAAGGGTGGCCGCCGCTTCCGCTTTAAGGCGTTGGTGGTTGTCGGTAACCGCAAGGACAAGGTTGGTGTCGGTGTAGCCAAAGGCGCCGACGTGCAAGCTGCGGTCGCCAAAGCAACCTCAGTTGCCAAGAAGCACTTGATCACTTTGCCGCTCAACGGCGAGACCATTCCACACGACAGCGAAGTCAAGTTCTCAGGCGCTCGCGTGCTGATCAAGCCGGCTGCTCCTGGTACTGGTATCATCGCTGGTGGTGTTGTCCGACAAATCATCGGTGTGACCGGTGTTCGTAATCTGCTCACCAAGTCGCTTGGTTCAACCAACAAGGTGAACATCGCCTACGCAACCATTGAAGCATTGAAATCATTGGTTCCACGAGAACAGTGGCTCAACGCTCAGCCAGTCAAAAAAGCTGCTAAGAAGGAGGCTAAGTAA
- the rplO gene encoding 50S ribosomal protein L15: protein MKYNDLQVSANKNKKRVGRGIAAGQGKTAGRGTKGQNARTGKKLRAMFQGGQRPLAQAVPKARGFKSLRTPAQVVYLDHLNAFDGKTVDNALLFTEGYIATPFHTVKVIARGELKAKVDLKVQAASASVVKAIEKAGGSFEKVATPLRRSMKEAEEK, encoded by the coding sequence ATGAAATACAACGATCTCCAAGTTTCAGCAAACAAGAATAAAAAGCGTGTTGGCCGCGGTATCGCTGCTGGCCAGGGTAAAACTGCTGGTCGCGGTACCAAGGGTCAGAACGCCCGCACTGGTAAAAAGCTTCGCGCTATGTTCCAGGGCGGTCAGCGTCCACTGGCTCAGGCTGTACCAAAAGCTCGCGGTTTCAAGAGTCTGCGCACACCAGCTCAGGTAGTTTACCTCGACCACTTGAATGCCTTTGACGGAAAAACCGTCGACAACGCATTGCTGTTTACCGAAGGCTACATCGCCACGCCGTTCCACACGGTCAAGGTGATCGCCCGCGGCGAATTGAAAGCTAAGGTTGACTTGAAAGTACAAGCTGCTTCCGCTTCAGTTGTCAAAGCGATTGAAAAAGCTGGTGGCTCATTTGAGAAAGTCGCAACGCCACTGCGTCGAAGCATGAAAGAAGCCGAAGAAAAATAA
- the secY gene encoding preprotein translocase subunit SecY, translated as MNWRIIFRSLKNKDMQKRLAIVVGIIVVYRMLAHIPVPLANPTQMKTALAAALGQTDLGGFLNLLSGGALASFSLVLVGLSPFITASIITQLLTKAIPKLEELHKDGESGRRKIQQWTRRLTIPLAIVQSIAFIFLLRQTVLAGGTTTLSDPTMLEWTVGVTAMTAGSVLLMWLGELITEQGIGNGISILIFAGIISQIPQMLGSLISSLGNTAAGGLNVFNWFTLPVNPTVFWLVVIMAIASLIVLYFLVKINEAQRVITINYAKRVHGNSSYGGIKSILPVKLIAAGVIPVIFAVAFLSLPQFIGQVMKASGNPNLQNTANTLITWFQAPNPGSFTGSTWEAFIYPTLYFLLVIAFTYFYTGIVFNANEIAENLQKQGGFIEGVRPGEQTEKYLTRTVNRLILFGSIVLGIIAILPFVAEYLMYHLAAIRGSRLSIGGTGLLIVVSVGLESLRQLNSRALMVTYDDFDPDELTKKKSKKRRSSLL; from the coding sequence ATGAATTGGAGAATAATTTTCCGGTCGCTGAAAAATAAAGATATGCAGAAACGCCTGGCCATTGTGGTGGGGATTATTGTGGTGTATCGAATGCTGGCGCATATTCCGGTGCCGCTGGCTAATCCGACACAGATGAAGACGGCACTGGCAGCAGCGCTGGGGCAGACCGACCTCGGCGGGTTCTTGAACTTGCTTTCGGGTGGCGCGCTGGCGAGCTTTTCACTCGTGCTCGTTGGGCTCAGTCCATTCATTACCGCCAGCATTATCACCCAGCTACTCACCAAGGCCATTCCAAAGCTCGAAGAGCTACACAAGGACGGCGAATCAGGCAGGCGCAAGATCCAGCAGTGGACGCGGCGGCTGACTATTCCGCTGGCTATCGTCCAGTCGATCGCCTTTATCTTCCTCTTGCGCCAGACAGTGCTGGCCGGTGGTACGACTACGCTGAGCGACCCGACGATGCTCGAGTGGACAGTTGGCGTGACGGCGATGACAGCCGGGTCGGTCCTGCTCATGTGGCTGGGTGAGTTGATCACCGAGCAGGGTATCGGTAATGGTATTTCGATCTTGATTTTCGCTGGTATCATCAGCCAGATCCCGCAGATGCTCGGCTCACTCATTTCGTCGCTTGGGAACACTGCGGCTGGCGGGCTGAACGTCTTTAACTGGTTTACCTTGCCGGTCAATCCAACCGTCTTTTGGCTGGTGGTGATCATGGCTATCGCCTCGCTCATCGTTCTCTACTTCTTGGTAAAAATTAACGAGGCCCAGCGCGTCATCACTATCAATTATGCCAAGCGCGTTCATGGCAACTCCAGCTACGGCGGTATCAAGAGCATCCTGCCGGTCAAGCTAATCGCTGCTGGCGTCATCCCGGTCATCTTTGCCGTCGCCTTCCTCAGCTTGCCGCAATTCATCGGCCAAGTCATGAAGGCCTCAGGCAATCCAAACCTGCAAAACACCGCCAACACCCTGATCACGTGGTTTCAGGCGCCAAACCCGGGCTCCTTTACCGGCAGCACGTGGGAGGCGTTCATTTACCCGACGCTGTATTTCCTCTTGGTTATTGCCTTTACCTACTTCTACACCGGGATCGTCTTTAACGCCAACGAAATCGCTGAGAATCTGCAAAAGCAGGGCGGCTTTATCGAGGGCGTCAGGCCCGGTGAGCAAACCGAGAAATATCTAACGCGGACGGTTAATCGCTTGATTCTGTTCGGCTCAATCGTCCTCGGTATCATCGCCATCTTGCCGTTTGTCGCTGAATATTTAATGTATCACCTAGCGGCAATCCGTGGCTCACGCCTGTCGATCGGCGGTACCGGGCTGCTCATCGTAGTCTCAGTCGGCCTCGAGTCACTACGCCAGCTCAACTCGCGCGCTCTGATGGTTACCTATGACGACTTTGACCCAGACGAACTGACCAAGAAAAAGTCGAAAAAACGACGCTCGTCCCTCTTGTAA